The proteins below come from a single Saccharopolyspora sp. SCSIO 74807 genomic window:
- a CDS encoding ABC transporter substrate-binding protein, translating into MPSLSRRGLLHAATALAAAGVAGCAQQPGGAAPEGPSRSIDTHLGPVRIPANPQRVVCLDQYATLALLDVGVRPAATVDGLDDWMPAQHLAAYRSLPRVGGYQPEFERVLAAQPDLIIGNSAFTLSGGDTYEKLSSLAPTVILTSLVSGQWQDMALQAANAVNRPEPMNRLRERYLQRAAQIRQQHADALARTEFSLIASFKQGSWNLCLPDSWSGVVLTEAGARFAGASAGRTGSAVEQSFEQIGVLADSDVIFYQVNPDGAVDPAMQALLDQGAYRNLPPVRAGGAVPLRNLYVFSFTQALGALDELEAVLRGR; encoded by the coding sequence ATGCCGTCACTTTCCCGCCGCGGCCTGCTGCACGCCGCGACCGCGCTGGCCGCCGCCGGAGTCGCCGGGTGCGCGCAACAACCCGGCGGGGCGGCGCCGGAAGGACCGTCGCGCAGCATCGACACGCACCTCGGCCCGGTGCGCATCCCGGCGAATCCGCAGCGCGTGGTGTGCCTCGACCAGTACGCGACGCTGGCGCTGCTGGACGTGGGCGTGCGACCGGCGGCCACTGTGGACGGACTCGACGACTGGATGCCCGCGCAGCACCTGGCGGCATACCGGTCGTTACCGCGGGTGGGCGGTTACCAGCCGGAGTTCGAGCGGGTGCTCGCCGCGCAGCCCGATCTCATCATCGGCAACAGCGCGTTCACGCTCAGCGGCGGCGACACCTACGAGAAGCTCAGCTCGCTGGCGCCGACGGTGATCCTGACCTCGCTGGTTTCCGGGCAGTGGCAGGACATGGCGCTGCAGGCGGCGAACGCGGTGAACCGCCCGGAGCCGATGAACCGGCTCCGCGAGCGCTACCTGCAGCGGGCGGCGCAGATCCGGCAGCAGCACGCGGATGCGTTGGCGCGCACCGAGTTCAGCCTCATCGCGTCGTTCAAGCAGGGCTCGTGGAACCTGTGCCTGCCGGACTCGTGGAGCGGGGTGGTGCTGACCGAGGCCGGAGCCCGGTTCGCGGGCGCTTCGGCCGGGCGCACCGGCAGCGCGGTCGAGCAGTCCTTCGAGCAGATCGGCGTGCTGGCCGACTCGGACGTGATCTTCTACCAGGTCAACCCGGACGGCGCGGTGGACCCCGCGATGCAGGCGCTGCTCGACCAGGGCGCGTACCGGAACCTGCCCCCGGTGCGCGCGGGCGGGGCCGTGCCGCTGCGGAACCTCTACGTGTTCAGCTTCACCCAGGCGCTCGGCGCCCTCGACGAGCTCGAAGCCGTCCTGCGCGGCCGCTGA
- the mnmA gene encoding tRNA 2-thiouridine(34) synthase MnmA — MRVLAAMSGGVDSAVAAARAVAAGHDVTGVHLALSAKPGTLRTGARGCCTVEDSRDARRAADILGIPFYVWDFAERFTEEVIETFVGEYAAGRTPNPCLTCNEKIKFEALLEKAMALGFDAVCTGHYARLVVRDGVPELRRSRDDGKDQSYVLASLTAEQLRHSMFPLGDSLKSEVRAEADERDLAVAQKPDSHDICFISDGDTRGFLESKLGERPGELVDAESGAVLGHHTGVHGFTVGQRKGLGIEAPAADGKPRYVLSLEPVSGTVKVGSAEDLGVTGIDAKRPIWPSERELDGATECVVQVRAHGGTAGAVAEVADGGLSVRLDEPLRGVAPGQAIVLYRPDDAGDVVLGSALISATR; from the coding sequence GTGCGAGTACTGGCAGCGATGAGCGGCGGGGTGGACTCCGCGGTCGCCGCCGCCCGCGCGGTCGCCGCCGGGCACGACGTCACCGGCGTGCACCTGGCGCTGTCGGCGAAGCCCGGCACGCTGCGCACCGGTGCCCGCGGCTGCTGCACGGTCGAGGACTCCCGGGACGCGCGCCGCGCCGCGGACATCCTCGGAATCCCGTTCTACGTCTGGGATTTCGCCGAGCGGTTCACCGAAGAGGTGATCGAGACCTTCGTCGGCGAGTACGCCGCCGGGCGCACTCCGAACCCCTGCCTGACCTGCAACGAGAAGATCAAGTTCGAGGCGTTGCTGGAGAAGGCGATGGCGCTGGGCTTCGACGCCGTCTGCACCGGCCACTACGCGCGCCTGGTGGTCCGGGACGGCGTGCCGGAGCTGCGCCGCAGCCGGGACGATGGCAAGGACCAGTCCTACGTGCTGGCCTCGCTGACCGCCGAGCAGCTGCGGCACTCGATGTTCCCGCTGGGCGACTCGCTGAAGTCCGAGGTGCGCGCGGAGGCCGACGAGCGCGACCTGGCGGTGGCGCAGAAACCGGACAGCCACGACATCTGCTTCATCTCGGACGGCGACACCCGCGGGTTCCTGGAGTCCAAGCTCGGCGAGCGCCCGGGTGAGCTGGTCGACGCCGAAAGCGGCGCGGTGCTGGGGCACCACACCGGCGTGCACGGGTTCACCGTCGGCCAGCGCAAGGGCCTCGGCATCGAAGCGCCCGCCGCGGACGGCAAGCCGCGCTACGTGCTCTCGCTGGAGCCGGTTTCCGGGACCGTGAAGGTCGGTTCCGCCGAGGACCTCGGCGTCACCGGCATCGACGCGAAGCGGCCGATCTGGCCTTCGGAGCGGGAATTGGACGGTGCCACCGAGTGCGTCGTGCAGGTGCGCGCGCACGGCGGCACCGCCGGGGCCGTCGCGGAGGTCGCCGACGGCGGGCTGAGCGTCCGGCTCGACGAGCCGCTGCGCGGCGTGGCACCGGGCCAGGCGATCGTGCTCTACCGCCCCGACGACGCGGGCGACGTCGTGCTCGGCAGCGCCTTGATCTCCGCAACCCGCTAA
- a CDS encoding cysteine desulfurase family protein: protein MTYLDHAATTPMRAGAVTVMSEALAQLGNASSLHTSGRRARRAVEESREGIAAALGARPSEVLFTAGGTESDNLAVKGIYWARRAKDPNRRRILASAVEHHAVLDAVEWLAEHEAAEITWLPVDQVGRVRPEALDEALRANPDDVAMITVMWANNEVGTVNEISRLAAVADRYGVPLHTDAVQAVDTVPVDFAASGAAALTMTGHKLGGPYGAGVLLLARDVECTPVLHGGGQEREVRSGTLDTPSVLGLASAVREAVRERPEHAPALAKLRDELISGVLAAVPDAVLNGDPGAGGQDGEWSRLPGNAHFTFPGCEGDSLLMLLDANGIECSTGSACTAGVAEPSHVLLAMGAEARAARSSLRFSLGHDSTEADVRALTEAIGPVVERARNAGLTGLRRAAGPTTATTEV from the coding sequence ATGACTTACCTCGACCACGCCGCCACCACCCCCATGCGCGCGGGGGCGGTCACGGTGATGAGCGAGGCGTTGGCCCAGCTGGGCAACGCCTCCTCGCTGCACACCTCGGGCAGGCGCGCGCGCCGCGCCGTGGAGGAGTCCCGCGAGGGCATCGCCGCGGCACTGGGAGCGCGCCCCTCCGAGGTGCTGTTCACCGCCGGAGGCACCGAAAGCGACAACCTCGCGGTCAAGGGCATCTACTGGGCCAGGCGCGCCAAGGACCCGAACCGGCGCCGCATCCTCGCCTCGGCGGTGGAGCACCACGCGGTACTGGACGCGGTCGAGTGGCTGGCCGAGCACGAAGCCGCGGAGATCACCTGGCTGCCGGTCGACCAGGTCGGCCGGGTGCGCCCGGAAGCGCTGGACGAGGCGCTGCGCGCGAACCCGGACGACGTCGCGATGATCACCGTGATGTGGGCGAACAACGAGGTCGGCACGGTCAACGAGATCTCGCGGCTGGCCGCGGTCGCGGACCGCTACGGCGTGCCGCTGCACACCGACGCGGTGCAGGCGGTGGACACCGTGCCGGTCGACTTCGCCGCCTCCGGCGCCGCTGCGCTCACCATGACCGGCCACAAGCTCGGCGGTCCCTACGGCGCGGGCGTGCTGCTGCTGGCTCGCGACGTCGAATGCACTCCGGTGCTGCACGGCGGCGGCCAGGAGCGCGAAGTGCGTTCCGGCACGCTGGACACCCCGAGCGTGCTGGGTTTGGCCAGCGCGGTGCGGGAGGCGGTGCGCGAACGCCCGGAGCACGCCCCGGCGCTGGCGAAGCTGCGCGACGAGCTGATCAGCGGCGTGCTCGCCGCGGTGCCGGACGCCGTGCTCAACGGCGATCCGGGCGCGGGCGGGCAGGACGGCGAATGGTCCCGGCTGCCCGGCAACGCGCACTTCACCTTCCCCGGCTGCGAAGGCGACAGCCTGCTGATGCTGCTGGACGCCAACGGAATCGAATGCTCCACCGGCTCCGCCTGCACGGCCGGAGTGGCCGAGCCGAGCCACGTGCTGCTGGCGATGGGGGCCGAGGCGCGGGCCGCGCGCAGCTCCCTGCGATTCTCGCTGGGGCACGACTCCACCGAGGCCGACGTGCGGGCGCTGACCGAGGCGATCGGGCCGGTGGTGGAACGGGCGCGCAACGCCGGACTGACCGGGTTGCGCAGGGCGGCGGGTCCGACGACCGCCACGACGGAGGTGTGA
- a CDS encoding MFS transporter, with product MRVDGTSESALWSPGRRNFTIGLVLVITLAAFEAMGIGTALPTIVRELHAEQWYSWPFTVFLAASAIGNVVGGRIADRRGPGAPLLVAMPTFGLGLLIAGFAPDMPSLLVARAMQGIGAGGQIVALYVLIARVYPERDRPAAFGALSAAWVVPALVGPAITGLLTEHLSWRWTFLGLAPLMLVGALLLVPTVRRLGAGETASPAGAPGLPLAAVGAAAGVVGVNWAAQTATDGNTSVPVVVIGVVALLVLAPSLRMLLPRGTFSGQPGIPVMVLARGLLAGVFITAQAFVPLTLSVVHGYSPAAAGIPLTVGSLGWSAGAFFQSSRRGIRREYLVGAGLLLVATAVAGLVLIAPVWGPAWAVFGLWSLGGAGMGIAISSTSVRVLSLSEPQRRGFNSAALQLSDMLGQALLVGLGGVLVAAMSRPGAATAGVVPLDLLLACVAVLCAVRVLRRAAPAGT from the coding sequence GTGCGCGTTGACGGAACCTCAGAAAGCGCCTTGTGGAGCCCGGGGCGGCGGAACTTCACCATCGGCCTGGTCCTGGTGATCACGTTGGCCGCGTTCGAGGCGATGGGCATCGGCACCGCCCTGCCGACGATCGTGCGCGAGCTGCACGCCGAGCAGTGGTACTCGTGGCCGTTCACCGTCTTCCTGGCGGCGAGCGCGATCGGCAACGTCGTCGGCGGGCGCATCGCCGACCGCCGCGGCCCAGGGGCGCCGCTGCTGGTGGCGATGCCGACCTTCGGCCTCGGGCTGCTGATCGCGGGATTCGCCCCGGACATGCCGAGCCTGCTGGTGGCGCGCGCCATGCAGGGCATCGGCGCTGGTGGGCAGATCGTGGCGCTGTACGTGCTGATCGCCAGGGTCTACCCGGAGCGGGACCGGCCCGCCGCGTTCGGTGCGCTGTCCGCGGCCTGGGTGGTGCCCGCGCTGGTCGGGCCCGCGATCACCGGGTTGCTCACCGAGCACCTCAGCTGGCGCTGGACCTTCCTCGGGCTCGCGCCGTTGATGCTGGTGGGGGCGTTGCTGCTGGTGCCGACGGTGCGGCGGCTCGGGGCCGGTGAGACCGCATCCCCGGCCGGTGCGCCGGGATTGCCGCTGGCTGCGGTGGGTGCTGCGGCCGGGGTCGTCGGGGTGAACTGGGCGGCGCAGACCGCGACGGACGGGAACACCTCCGTGCCGGTCGTGGTGATCGGCGTCGTGGCGCTGCTCGTGCTGGCTCCGTCGCTGCGAATGCTGCTGCCGCGCGGCACCTTCAGCGGGCAGCCCGGGATTCCGGTGATGGTGCTCGCGCGCGGGCTGCTCGCGGGGGTGTTCATCACCGCGCAGGCGTTCGTACCGCTGACGCTGTCGGTGGTGCACGGCTATTCGCCTGCCGCGGCCGGGATTCCGCTCACCGTCGGATCATTGGGCTGGTCGGCCGGTGCGTTCTTCCAGAGCTCCCGGCGCGGTATCCGGCGGGAGTACCTGGTCGGCGCCGGTCTGCTGCTGGTGGCTACCGCAGTCGCCGGACTGGTGCTGATCGCGCCGGTCTGGGGGCCCGCGTGGGCGGTGTTCGGGCTGTGGTCGCTGGGCGGTGCGGGCATGGGCATCGCGATCTCCAGCACCTCGGTCCGGGTGCTGTCGTTGTCGGAACCGCAGCGGCGCGGGTTCAACTCGGCCGCGTTGCAGCTCTCGGACATGCTCGGGCAGGCGCTGCTGGTGGGGCTGGGCGGAGTGCTGGTGGCCGCGATGTCCCGGCCCGGTGCCGCCACCGCCGGGGTGGTGCCGCTGGACCTGCTGCTGGCCTGCGTCGCGGTGCTGTGCGCCGTGCGGGTCCTGCGCCGGGCGGCCCCGGCTGGGACTTGA
- a CDS encoding SRPBCC family protein, with translation MPEVEQQINAVTRTVGTRELEAGTANVVTIAQSCPAPVADVWDACTNAERIPRWFAPISGDLREGGRYQLEGNAGGTVQRCDPPNGFDATWEFGGATSWIEVRLTAEDASSTRMELRHIELDNDNWAEYGPGAVGVGWDMGLLGLAVHFTGDAAYGAEWIGSAEGSRFAWLSSKAWCAANIAAGTPEAQATACADRTTAAYTAPPEGS, from the coding sequence ATGCCCGAGGTCGAGCAGCAGATCAATGCCGTCACCCGCACGGTGGGCACTCGCGAACTCGAAGCAGGCACGGCGAACGTCGTGACGATCGCGCAGAGCTGCCCGGCGCCCGTGGCGGACGTCTGGGACGCCTGCACCAACGCCGAGCGGATTCCCCGGTGGTTCGCGCCGATCAGCGGGGATCTGCGGGAAGGCGGCCGCTACCAGCTGGAGGGCAACGCGGGCGGCACGGTGCAGCGCTGCGACCCGCCGAACGGCTTCGACGCGACCTGGGAGTTCGGCGGCGCGACGAGCTGGATCGAGGTGCGGCTGACCGCCGAGGACGCGAGCAGCACGCGGATGGAGCTGCGCCACATCGAACTCGACAACGACAACTGGGCCGAGTACGGGCCGGGAGCCGTGGGCGTCGGCTGGGACATGGGGCTGCTCGGGCTCGCGGTGCACTTCACCGGCGACGCGGCGTACGGGGCGGAATGGATCGGGTCCGCGGAGGGCAGCCGGTTCGCGTGGCTCAGCAGCAAGGCGTGGTGCGCGGCGAACATCGCCGCCGGAACGCCGGAGGCGCAGGCCACGGCGTGCGCGGATCGCACGACGGCG